One segment of Castanea sativa cultivar Marrone di Chiusa Pesio chromosome 3, ASM4071231v1 DNA contains the following:
- the LOC142628220 gene encoding serine/threonine protein phosphatase 2A 59 kDa regulatory subunit B' eta isoform-like, which translates to MLKQILSKLPRKQSKNADNREHGGSHSTFSNSSTSSRSSNLGTSKSGNSITSPVALNYASDIGPYYDKKFARGANPMPNGIPVSSFYEALPGFRDVPSSEKPSLFIKKLNMCCVIFDFTDPTKYIKEKEMKRQTLLELVDYVTSVNGKFTETVMQEVITMVSANLFRTFNPQPRENKVIEAFDVEEEEPSMDPAWPHLQIVYEFFLRFVASPELDAKLAKRYIDHSFILKLLDLFDSEDPREREYLKTILHRIYGKFMVHRPFIRKATNNIFYIFVFETEKHNGIAELLEILGSIINGFALPLKEEHKLFLVRALIPLHKPKCLPMYHQQLSYCIMQFVEKDCKLADTVIRGLLKYWPITNSSKEVMFLSELEEVLEATQPSEFQRCMVPLFHQIARCLSSSHFQVAERALFLWNNDHIENLIKQNCEVILPIIFPALERNARNHWNQAVHGLTINIRKIFYDLDPELFQECLQEFQEDELKEDEVKARREAAWKRLEELAAKKAVGNEAVLVLRKAPVPSFSG; encoded by the exons ATGTTGAAGCAGATACTTAGTAAGCTTCCTAGAAAGCAATCTAAGAATGCCGATAATCGTGAACATGGTGGAAGCCATTCAACATTTTCGAATTCTTCTACCAGTTCTAGAAGCAGTAATTTAGGGACAAGCAAGTCTGGAAATTCTATTACATCTCCTGTGGCCCTTAATTATGCTTCAGATATTGGACCATATTATGATAAAAAGTTTGCTCGAGGTGCAAACCCAATGCCGAATGGGATTCCAGTGTCTTCTTTTTATGAAGCATTGCCTGGATTCAGGGATGTTCCAAGCTCTGAGAAGCCGAGCTTATTTATAAAAAAGCTTAACATGTGCTGTGTCATATTTGACTTCACTGACCCAACAAAGTATATCAAGGAAAAGGAAATGAAGCGACAAACATTGTTAGAGCTCGTGGATTATGTGACTTCAGTGAATGGAAAATTTACTGAAACTGTGATGCAAGAAGTCATAACAATGGTATCTGCAAATTTATTTAGAACTTTCAATCCTCAACCACGTGAGAACAAAGTCATAGAAGCTTTTGATGTAGAAGAAGAGGAGCCTTCCATGGATCCTGCATGGCCTCATTTGCAAATTGTGTATGAGTTTTTCTTAAGGTTTGTTGCATCGCCTGAGCTGGATGCAAAGTTGGCCAAAAGGTACATTGATCATTCCTTTATTCTGAAGTTGCTGGATCTATTTGACTCCGAAGATCCTAGAGAAAGAGAATACTTGAAAACGATTTTGCACCGCATCTATGGAAAATTTATGGTTCATCGTCCTTTTATTAGGAAAGCTACcaacaacatattttatattttcgtTTTTGAGACCGAGAAGCATAATGGGATAGCTGAGCTTCTAGAAATTTTAGGCAGCATTATTAATGGGTTTGCTCTGCCACTGAAAGAAGAGCATAAATTGTTCCTAGTTCGGGCACTGATTCCCCTGCACAAACCAAAATGCTTGCCAATGTACCATCAGCAGTTATCTTACTGCATTATGCAATTTGTAGAGAAAGATTGCAAGCTTGCTGATACTGTCATAAGGGGTTTATTGAAGTACTGGCCAATCACAAATAGTTCAAAGGAAGTCATGTTCCTAAGTGAGTTGGAAGAAGTCTTAGAAGCAACTCAACCTTCAGAATTTCAGCGTTGTATGGTTCCCTTGTTTCACCAGATTGCTCGTTGTTTGAGCAGTTCACACTTTCAG GTGGCAGAGAGAGCTTTGTTCTTGTGGAACAATGATCACATTGAGAACTTGATCAAACAAAATTGCGAGGTCATACTGCCCATTATCTTTCCGGCATTGGAGAGAAATGCTAGAAATCATTGGAATCAGGCTGTGCATGGTCTGACCATAAATATCCGCAAGATTTTCTATGATCTTGATCCTGAGCTGTTTCAGGAATGCTTACAAGAGTTTCAGGAAGATGAATTGAAGGAAGATGAGGTCAAAGCAAGACGTGAGGCTGCATGGAAACGTCTAGAGGAACTTGCTGCAAAAAAAGCTGTCGGTAATGAAGCTGTGCTTGTTCTTCGGAAAGCACCGGTTCCCAGCTTTTCAGGTTAG